The following proteins are encoded in a genomic region of Tenacibaculum sp. 190524A05c:
- the rsfS gene encoding ribosome silencing factor produces MTKKQASTDELIATIIKGIDDVKGENIQLLDLREIDNTVCDYFVICTGNSNTQVNAISGSVHKVVSKELKDKPFNVEGQGNSEWVLMDYVNVVVHIFQKHVRDYYDIESLWGDAKITEISPA; encoded by the coding sequence ATGACAAAAAAACAAGCAAGTACAGACGAATTAATCGCTACTATAATTAAGGGGATAGATGATGTAAAAGGAGAAAATATTCAACTTTTAGACTTGAGGGAAATTGATAATACCGTATGTGATTATTTTGTAATTTGCACAGGAAACTCAAATACACAAGTTAACGCTATATCGGGTTCGGTTCATAAAGTAGTCAGTAAAGAACTAAAAGACAAACCTTTTAATGTTGAAGGTCAAGGAAACTCTGAGTGGGTTTTAATGGATTATGTGAATGTTGTTGTTCATATTTTCCAAAAACACGTTAGAGATTATTACGACATTGAAAGTCTTTGGGGAGATGCTAAGATTACCGAAATAAGCCCAGCGTAG
- a CDS encoding biotin--[acetyl-CoA-carboxylase] ligase, which yields MQIIKLNATDSTNSFLKDLSVDSKLNDFTVVVAEKQTSGRGQMNTIWVSEPSKNLMFSVYAQFTNLNIQNQTFLNFAVAISMFELLDKLNVPKLAVKWPNDIMSEKKKICGILIENVLKGSNINASIIGIGLNVNQSSFPEFLPDASSLKMILGKEFDLDNVLNQFLEALKFNLNLLKKERFQELEEKYLNVLYKKNIPSMFKDTKNVLFMGKIIGVNTNNGKLQIELSDETIQEFALKEVSFA from the coding sequence ATGCAAATAATCAAACTCAATGCCACTGATTCAACAAATTCTTTTTTAAAGGATTTGTCAGTAGATTCTAAGCTAAATGACTTTACTGTTGTAGTTGCAGAAAAGCAAACTTCTGGAAGAGGTCAAATGAATACTATTTGGGTCTCAGAACCCAGTAAAAATCTAATGTTCAGTGTATATGCACAATTTACCAATTTGAATATTCAAAATCAAACTTTTTTGAATTTTGCTGTTGCTATCTCGATGTTTGAATTATTAGATAAATTAAATGTACCTAAATTGGCAGTAAAATGGCCAAACGACATTATGTCAGAGAAAAAGAAGATTTGCGGTATTTTAATTGAAAATGTATTGAAAGGATCAAACATTAACGCTTCAATAATTGGTATTGGATTGAATGTTAATCAAAGTAGTTTTCCAGAATTTCTTCCGGATGCTTCTTCCTTAAAAATGATTTTAGGTAAAGAGTTTGATTTAGACAATGTATTAAATCAGTTTTTGGAAGCTCTTAAATTTAATTTGAACCTTCTTAAAAAAGAAAGATTTCAGGAGTTAGAAGAAAAATATTTAAATGTATTGTATAAAAAAAACATTCCAAGTATGTTTAAAGACACTAAGAATGTTTTGTTTATGGGTAAAATTATTGGTGTAAATACCAATAATGGAAAACTTCAAATTGAGTTAAGTGATGAAACAATTCAAGAGTTTGCTCTCAAAGAAGTTTCATTTGCTTAA